The following are encoded in a window of Paenibacillus polymyxa genomic DNA:
- a CDS encoding thiamine pyrophosphate-dependent enzyme, protein MAKLEEELKQTGAAQVTTFESGNEMAATAAAQINYHMMGYFPITPSTEVAQYLDQMRTRGQHNIKLVAADGEHGSAGICYGAAAAGARVVNATSSQGFLYMLEQLPVQSGTRFPMVMNLVTRAVSGPLDIRGDHSDLYYGLNTGWVILTASTPQAVYDMNIMALKIAEHSDVRLPVMVAYDGFYTSHQKRKVQYFADAETVRGFVGPNPNLNYPNITDFDHPVTVGAHMNGDDLTNNHVQLSEALKLSEGVYEQVAAEYAALSGREYPILDLYQMEDAEVAVFLLNSAAESAKDVADQLRARGIKAGVIRPNIIRPFPAAQLREALRDVKALLVGERADSYGADGGNLTHEIKAALQEDPLNRTLVLSRIFGLGGKDFYAEDAEAFFQLAIEAAEAGRAEKPFDYYGINPGSPDKVMPQVMQPPRGNAYRTGLIQVTPDEATGKLKVKVPPLRSLTTKPRRLTPGHGACPGCGALSALELFFKGIEGDIVVLFQTGCVYVTTTGYPYTSHKQPMIHNLFQNGAATLSGALEAYMEMKRRNEIEMSDDPTFIMISGDGGMDIGMGSAIGAALRNHKLIMLEYDNEGYMNTGSQQSYSTPVGHMTSTSGVGKMQKGKQGHHKDTVQIMAACNIPYAFTAAESHPQDMLRKAAKAQWYANNVGTAYGKILCACPLNWKSDDRLGTSIVGAAVESCFFPLYEIEQGSTTITYNPEDKGKRIPAAEWLKLMGKTKHLLKEEATLATFEQEIERRWTILKKKHEISEL, encoded by the coding sequence ATGGCAAAACTGGAGGAAGAACTCAAACAGACAGGCGCCGCGCAAGTGACAACGTTCGAATCCGGTAATGAAATGGCAGCTACGGCGGCTGCGCAGATTAATTATCATATGATGGGATATTTCCCGATTACTCCATCTACTGAGGTAGCGCAGTATTTGGATCAGATGAGAACGAGAGGTCAGCATAATATTAAGCTGGTTGCAGCAGACGGAGAACACGGATCGGCAGGGATTTGTTATGGAGCTGCCGCAGCGGGAGCGAGGGTTGTGAACGCCACTAGTTCGCAAGGTTTCCTGTACATGCTGGAGCAGTTACCTGTTCAGTCAGGTACCCGTTTTCCAATGGTTATGAATCTGGTGACACGAGCTGTCAGTGGTCCCCTGGATATTCGCGGGGATCATTCGGATCTGTACTATGGTTTGAATACAGGCTGGGTCATTTTGACGGCAAGTACACCACAGGCTGTGTATGATATGAACATCATGGCACTAAAAATCGCAGAGCATAGCGATGTTCGGCTACCTGTAATGGTTGCATATGACGGTTTTTATACGTCCCATCAAAAACGTAAAGTGCAATATTTTGCAGATGCTGAGACCGTGCGCGGTTTTGTAGGTCCTAACCCGAACTTAAATTATCCGAATATTACTGATTTTGATCATCCTGTTACCGTAGGTGCGCATATGAATGGTGATGACCTGACGAATAATCATGTTCAGCTGTCCGAAGCACTGAAGCTGTCAGAAGGAGTATATGAGCAGGTAGCAGCAGAATATGCCGCTTTATCCGGTCGGGAATACCCGATTTTAGATCTGTATCAAATGGAGGATGCTGAGGTCGCGGTATTCTTGTTGAATTCGGCGGCTGAATCGGCTAAGGATGTGGCGGATCAACTCCGTGCGCGCGGAATTAAAGCTGGTGTGATACGTCCGAATATCATCCGACCGTTCCCAGCCGCACAACTGCGGGAAGCCTTACGTGATGTCAAGGCGCTGCTGGTAGGTGAACGTGCAGACTCGTATGGGGCAGACGGCGGGAATTTAACGCATGAAATTAAGGCGGCCTTGCAGGAGGACCCACTGAATCGGACACTCGTGTTGAGCCGTATCTTTGGCTTGGGCGGCAAGGATTTTTATGCGGAAGATGCAGAGGCGTTCTTCCAGCTTGCGATTGAGGCGGCAGAGGCCGGACGAGCGGAGAAGCCCTTTGATTATTACGGTATTAATCCGGGTTCACCGGACAAGGTGATGCCGCAAGTTATGCAGCCGCCACGTGGCAATGCATACCGTACGGGCCTGATTCAGGTTACGCCGGACGAGGCGACCGGGAAGCTCAAAGTCAAGGTGCCACCCCTGCGGTCGTTGACAACCAAACCACGCCGTCTTACACCAGGTCACGGGGCTTGCCCAGGATGTGGGGCATTGTCTGCGCTGGAACTGTTTTTCAAAGGTATTGAAGGGGATATTGTCGTGTTGTTCCAGACAGGCTGCGTTTATGTGACGACGACAGGGTATCCATATACATCACACAAACAACCGATGATCCACAATCTTTTTCAAAACGGGGCCGCTACACTTTCAGGAGCGCTGGAAGCTTATATGGAAATGAAGCGCCGTAATGAAATTGAAATGTCGGACGATCCGACCTTTATCATGATCAGTGGTGACGGTGGGATGGATATAGGTATGGGTTCTGCGATTGGTGCGGCTCTGCGTAATCATAAGCTGATCATGCTGGAATATGATAACGAAGGGTACATGAATACAGGTTCACAGCAATCATACTCCACTCCGGTTGGTCACATGACCAGTACGTCGGGTGTAGGGAAAATGCAAAAAGGAAAGCAAGGACATCACAAGGATACCGTACAAATCATGGCTGCTTGTAACATTCCGTATGCTTTTACAGCAGCTGAAAGTCATCCGCAGGATATGCTGCGCAAAGCAGCCAAGGCTCAATGGTATGCGAACAACGTGGGTACGGCCTATGGTAAGATCCTGTGCGCCTGCCCGCTGAATTGGAAATCTGATGACAGACTGGGCACCAGCATTGTGGGCGCTGCAGTCGAGTCTTGTTTCTTTCCTTTGTACGAAATAGAGCAAGGCAGTACGACAATTACGTACAATCCGGAAGACAAGGGAAAACGGATTCCAGCTGCTGAATGGTTGAAATTAATGGGTAAAACGAAGCATCTTCTCAAGGAGGAGGCTACGCTGGCTACCTTTGAGCAGGAGATTGAGCGTCGCTGGACTATCCTGAAAAAGAAACAT
- a CDS encoding 2-oxoacid:acceptor oxidoreductase family protein yields the protein MSILTRTNRLGFFEIRLESIGGLGANLAGKMLAETGVLGLGLNASNFSSYGSEKKGTPVKSFVRFCEPEVDIRDHSPIEQPHVVGIFHETLYKTVNVISGLPADGIVVVNSTRPAEEIRADLGLVSGTLAVVDAMGIALEERTKLNTSMLGALFRVCDFLDPEAMRSVIRSTFEKKNPLLVEPNLRTFNRGYEEMELHVYPVTDDAEDRVFERPQPLMGYETQLLGGVIATQGNSMTRDVSGSRQGYVPEYEADKCTHCAKCDSICPDYCFVWEEQADKRGRMMPFLQGIDYQYCKGCLKCVDICPSGALSSRREQWGWAEQNRVAHQFPVYEGGRA from the coding sequence CCGGCTGGAATCCATTGGTGGACTCGGCGCTAATCTGGCTGGCAAAATGTTGGCCGAAACCGGGGTGCTTGGTCTGGGGCTGAATGCTTCAAATTTTTCGTCCTACGGTTCGGAAAAAAAGGGAACTCCGGTTAAAAGCTTCGTCCGCTTCTGTGAGCCGGAGGTCGATATTCGGGATCACAGTCCGATTGAGCAACCGCATGTGGTAGGCATTTTCCATGAAACGTTATACAAAACGGTAAATGTAATCAGCGGACTGCCAGCGGATGGGATTGTAGTGGTTAATTCCACGCGTCCAGCAGAAGAAATACGGGCTGATTTGGGACTGGTATCCGGTACACTAGCGGTGGTGGATGCGATGGGCATCGCACTGGAAGAGCGAACCAAACTAAATACGTCCATGCTCGGTGCCTTGTTCCGTGTCTGTGATTTCCTGGACCCGGAAGCGATGAGATCGGTTATACGCAGTACCTTTGAAAAGAAAAATCCGCTGTTAGTGGAACCTAATCTCCGTACGTTTAACCGTGGTTATGAGGAGATGGAACTGCACGTATATCCAGTTACTGATGACGCAGAGGATCGGGTTTTTGAACGTCCGCAGCCATTGATGGGATACGAAACGCAACTACTGGGGGGCGTTATTGCAACTCAGGGAAACAGCATGACGAGAGATGTTAGTGGTTCACGTCAGGGGTATGTGCCTGAATATGAAGCTGATAAATGTACCCATTGTGCCAAGTGTGATTCGATTTGCCCGGATTACTGTTTTGTATGGGAAGAGCAAGCTGACAAACGCGGAAGAATGATGCCATTTTTGCAAGGGATTGATTACCAGTATTGCAAAGGATGTCTGAAATGTGTAGATATTTGCCCATCGGGGGCATTAAGCTCGCGTCGTGAGCAATGGGGATGGGCGGAACAGAATCGAGTTGCCCACCAATTTCCGGTATATGAAGGAGGGCGTGCGTAA